In the genome of Mangifera indica cultivar Alphonso chromosome 9, CATAS_Mindica_2.1, whole genome shotgun sequence, the window tcgagtttgaatcATAATTGATTGATCTTAAATAgagttttttgaatttaaatcgatttcaaattaaaccttATTTTGTCTCGATGGAATCCAGCCCTTCCTGAGAGATAGTAAAGAAAAGAATCACCTTAGAGGATAAACCAAGGCAGATGATGAGAAGCAATATCAGAGGTTAATTACTAAAGCTTAGACAGTAACAATGAGCACTTTGTGGATGAGAAATGAAAGAATTCCAATCATGGAGAAGAATAAGCTAGactttgtataaatttttattgcaaATTGTGTGCCAAACATGTGTATCTGAAAGAGACAGACTCCATATCAAAGGGATGGGTCCAGGAAGGCTCCTCTCTCTCCTCTCTCTGAGCCTGATATATCAAGCAATTtgcacctctctctctctctcaacctCAAAATCGCTGTCTTTCGGTCTCTGCAGCCATCATCCCTCTATATGTCCTTTTCCTATAACCTGTCACACCATCGAACTCAGTCCATAAAACACTCTCAATAGCATCTCCCTCCTTTTAATTTTAGCCAGACCCCCCACCCGACCAGCCCTCAACTCAACCTCTCTTTCGGGCATGTCCCTTGTTTTGTTCCTTTGCATTTGACACATGGCCTTCCCACCTCAGCATAGTTTCATGTTCCAATCCCATGAAGACTCTCATGATCACCATCTCCCTTCTCCAGCTTCCCTCAATTCCCTCCCTTCTTGCCCCCCTCAATTCTTCCATGGTATAATATGTCAacatttagatatatttttatacatatttttgattgtttatgtttgattatgtgtttttgttgCGGTGTAGGTGCACCGTTTATGATGAAGAGATCGATGTCGCTTTCTGGGGTTGACAGGTGTGAAGATGTGCATGGAGATGAAGACTTGTCTGATGATGGATCACAGATgggggagaagaagaagaggctCAACTTGGAACAAGTTAAGGCACTTGAGAAGAGCTTTGAGTCGGGAAATAAACTTGAACCCGAGAGAAAAATGCAGCTGGCTAGGGCTTTAGGCCTACAACCAAGACAGATAGCCATCTGGTTCCAGAATAGGAGAGCTAGGTGGAAGACTAAACAGTTGGAGAAAGATTATGAAGTTTTGAAGAAACAGTTTGAAGCTCTCAAGGCAGATAATGATGCCCTTCAATCTCAGAACAAGAAGCTTCATGCGGAGGTAAGAACAAAGCCTGTTACATCCTCTTgatcttttgttatttttaagcTTCTGAGCTCATGATCCAATATAGATGAGAGGATGATTAATAAATGATATGAAAGGCCATTAAGTTccttaatttagtatttttcgTTGATTAGTTGATCATAACTTTGGGGTGTCAGGTGCCAGAACTGCTTTGcaggaacataattatttaaatcttaTTATTTGATTGCTTGATTTCAATGATACAGTTACTTTCTCTAAAAAAGAAAGATCCAACTGAAGTTAATCTGAAGAAAGAAACTGAAGGGAGCAATGGCAGTGACAATTGTTCTGATGTCAACTTAGATATCTCAACAACAGCAGTTATAACAAGCCCAGTGTCTTCTCATTTAAGCAGCAAACAGCTCTTTCCTTCATCGATTAGGCCAACAAACATGACTCAACGTTATGATCAGGCCTCAGCAAGACCAGACATGAAAATGGATCAAATGGTTCAAGATGAAAGCTTCTGCAACATGTTCAATGGCATTGAAGAACAGCAAGGGTTCTGGCAATGGTCTGAGCAACACAATTTCCATTGAAACCAAGTCATGTCtcagaaaccaaaaaaaaaaaaaaaaccacactAAATGGACAGCAACCATTACTTGATGATTCATCTGTGGCTTACTGAGGTTATTAAGAGGAAAATCAGAAGTTGTCCTCTTGAACTGAACACATTGGACTGGAAATGAGTATGGGGAATATGTTGGCTACGAATAATACACTTTTTTTCTTCCCATACATTGATGAATTGTGACACATTTGCTAGGTTGGATCGTagtctaaattttattttatttttcttatttttgattAAGGTACATGTGCCAGTGAGTGGTTTTCCAGCTCTGGCATGTAGCATGGgccatgaatttttttttttttttttaaaggaggGGATTCtctcaaaatattgtttaaatctttttaattgttgttgGTGCTTTGGAATCATGATGTTTCAGTAAGTAGCCCTGTAGCTGAGGGGCAAATATGAGTTTCAGATTTTCTTCTATTCAGTTTTGATTTGAGATTTTCTTCTACttagttttgattgatttaaaacgtaactaaataaaaaagatgattCCCTATTAGACGCAAAATAAATATTCCAATTTAAATCAGACTCTCctcaagaaaaaataatagtatttagaagaaaaaacagGCTGACTTCGTAAATCAGAAAGCAAAATCTAGTTGAGAGTTAAAAATGAAAgcatcaaaaataaattaaaagaggtGGTGGTAGATTCTGAGCACACATTCCAAGAGGAAAGCTGCCAAGGAGATGGTTAGAGAAGAGAACAATATAGAGAGGTTAAAAAAAGGGTCTTcctttcttatttaatttggtGAGAGGaacttttgtatattttttaatctgaCATGAGAAAGTATCCAACTGTGCAGCCCTATCTGTGGGATATCCATGTGACCTACTGTCACCGCTTCTCTATCATTCATCAATcctactctctctctctttcactgTCTCTATGTCTTAGTCATTGTTCACTTCTAGTCATTATTTGCCACCTCTAACTAGCTAGCCATGCTATCATTTAAAAATGGCAGGGGATATTAAGATTTGTGAGAGGTGAATGctgaaaaaatcataaaagagaCATTGGACatgtaaaagataaaatgattaaTGATCTTTTAGATGTTCAGATATTATCTAcgttataaaatctaaaaacaaatTGTAAATCAAACCATTGACTTAATACCTACAACCATTTTTCTATCATTCATCAATTCACCTTTCTTTCTCGTTCAATGACTTTATGTTTCAGTTAATTTTTCACTTCTCGTTCATTATTTGCCACCTTTAGTTACCCATAGTTTCATTCAAAACTTTAGCACCCTAAATTATAATAGATTTATGTGTTTAAAGCATAAGATATCTTGAGTTATGATATTTGTTGTAATATCCCTAATCCAATAACCTGATttactgtcaagatattatccaaACATACAGTCTATCATAAGTTTGCTTTTTAGGCTTTGTAACCCAAAATatgtcttaataatttaaagagctcacaagctatttaaccagtcaaattcttccaccactaaccgatgtgggatacatagatagAGTATAaatagacccaacatctctctcatGCTTTATTGATATGAGATTTGCCTAAAGGTATCACATTTGTTCTCTTAAA includes:
- the LOC123225378 gene encoding homeobox-leucine zipper protein HAT7-like; amino-acid sequence: MAFPPQHSFMFQSHEDSHDHHLPSPASLNSLPSCPPQFFHGAPFMMKRSMSLSGVDRCEDVHGDEDLSDDGSQMGEKKKRLNLEQVKALEKSFESGNKLEPERKMQLARALGLQPRQIAIWFQNRRARWKTKQLEKDYEVLKKQFEALKADNDALQSQNKKLHAELLSLKKKDPTEVNLKKETEGSNGSDNCSDVNLDISTTAVITSPVSSHLSSKQLFPSSIRPTNMTQRYDQASARPDMKMDQMVQDESFCNMFNGIEEQQGFWQWSEQHNFH